The proteins below are encoded in one region of Aeromonas jandaei:
- the ygfM gene encoding molybdopterin-dependent oxidoreductase FAD-binding subunit, with product MIEQFFRPEQLGQALELKARFGNDAVYMGGGSKLNAAPTRTDKKVAISLDKLGLGQIEQQHGQLHIGATVTLQALKDDPRTPTALCEALGFVYSRHVRNQATLGGEIACQQQDSPLLPVLLVLEAVVVLENNQLQPIDTYLAGQRKELVLGVVLPEPALRCATRRISRNADGLAVMTAAVALDALGEMRVAVAGVTPQPMRLRDVERRDLHDAALEAAVSELVAPREDLGGSVTYKRYISGVVVADLLVECQQQEVQA from the coding sequence ATGATTGAGCAATTCTTCCGACCCGAGCAACTGGGTCAGGCTTTGGAACTCAAGGCCCGCTTTGGCAACGACGCCGTCTACATGGGGGGCGGCAGCAAGCTCAACGCCGCCCCGACCCGCACCGACAAGAAGGTCGCCATCTCGCTGGACAAGCTCGGACTTGGCCAGATTGAGCAGCAGCACGGCCAGCTCCATATCGGTGCCACCGTCACCCTGCAAGCCCTCAAAGACGACCCTCGTACCCCGACCGCCCTGTGCGAGGCGCTGGGGTTTGTCTACTCCCGCCATGTGCGCAATCAGGCCACCCTCGGCGGCGAGATTGCCTGCCAACAGCAGGACTCCCCGCTGCTGCCGGTACTGCTGGTACTCGAAGCCGTGGTAGTGCTGGAGAACAATCAGTTGCAACCCATCGATACCTATCTGGCGGGCCAGCGTAAGGAGTTGGTGTTGGGGGTGGTGCTGCCGGAGCCCGCGCTGCGCTGCGCCACTCGTCGCATCAGCCGTAACGCCGATGGTCTGGCGGTGATGACTGCCGCCGTGGCCCTTGATGCCCTTGGCGAGATGCGGGTCGCCGTTGCTGGCGTTACGCCGCAGCCGATGCGCCTGCGTGATGTGGAGCGCCGCGATCTGCACGATGCCGCGCTGGAAGCGGCCGTGAGCGAGCTGGTTGCACCGCGCGAGGATCTCGGCGGCAGCGTGACCTACAAGCGCTATATCAGCGGGGTAGTGGTGGCGGATCTGCTGGTCGAGTGCCAGCAGCAGGAGGTACAGGCATGA